The following proteins come from a genomic window of Pseudomonas sp. Z8(2022):
- a CDS encoding 5-(carboxyamino)imidazole ribonucleotide synthase gives MKIGVIGGGQLGRMMALAGTPLGMQFAFLDPAPDACAQALGEHIRADYGDQDHLRQLADEVDLVTFEFESVPAETVAFLSQFVPVYPSAEALRIARDRWFEKSMFRELGIPTPEFADIQSQADLEAAVASIGLPAVMKTRTLGYDGKGQKVLRKAEDVAGAFAELGSVPCILEGFVPFSGEVSLIAVRARDGETRFYPLVHNTHDSGILALSVASTDHPLQALAEDYVGRVLDRLNYVGVLAFEFFEVDGGLKANEIAPRVHNSGHWTIEGAECSQFENHLRAVAGLPLGSTAKLGESAMLNFIGEVPPVDEVIAIADCHLHHYGKAFKTGRKVGHATLRCADRTGLEAGITAVQALIAKG, from the coding sequence ATGAAGATCGGTGTGATCGGTGGCGGCCAGCTGGGCCGCATGATGGCGCTGGCGGGTACTCCGCTGGGCATGCAGTTCGCCTTCCTCGACCCTGCTCCGGACGCCTGCGCCCAGGCGCTCGGCGAGCATATCCGCGCCGATTACGGCGATCAGGATCACCTGCGCCAGCTGGCCGACGAGGTCGATCTGGTGACCTTCGAGTTCGAGAGCGTGCCAGCCGAAACCGTGGCCTTCCTCTCCCAGTTCGTCCCGGTCTACCCGAGTGCCGAGGCGCTGCGCATCGCCCGTGACCGCTGGTTCGAGAAATCCATGTTCCGCGAGCTGGGCATTCCCACTCCCGAGTTCGCCGACATCCAGTCGCAGGCCGACCTCGAAGCTGCTGTGGCCAGCATCGGCCTGCCGGCGGTGATGAAGACCCGCACCCTGGGCTACGACGGCAAGGGCCAGAAGGTCCTGCGCAAGGCGGAAGATGTGGCCGGCGCCTTCGCCGAGCTGGGCAGCGTGCCGTGCATTCTCGAAGGCTTCGTGCCGTTCAGCGGCGAGGTATCGCTGATCGCCGTGCGTGCCCGCGATGGTGAAACCCGTTTCTACCCGCTGGTGCACAACACCCACGACAGCGGCATCCTGGCGCTGTCCGTGGCCAGCACCGATCACCCGCTGCAGGCGCTGGCCGAAGACTACGTCGGTCGCGTGCTGGACAGGCTCAATTACGTCGGTGTGCTGGCCTTCGAGTTCTTCGAGGTGGATGGCGGCCTCAAGGCCAACGAGATCGCCCCGCGCGTGCACAACTCCGGCCACTGGACCATCGAAGGCGCCGAGTGCAGCCAGTTCGAGAACCACCTGCGCGCCGTCGCCGGCCTGCCGCTGGGCTCCACTGCCAAGCTGGGCGAGAGCGCGATGCTCAACTTCATCGGCGAAGTACCGCCGGTGGACGAGGTGATCGCCATCGCCGACTGCCATCTGCATCACTACGGCAAGGCCTTCAAGACCGGGCGCAAGGTCGGTCACGCCACCCTGCGCTGCGCTGATCGTACCGGCCTCGAGGCCGGCATCACCGCCGTCCAGGCTCTGATCGCCAAAGGCTGA
- a CDS encoding substrate-binding periplasmic protein, with protein MKHLFTLLPLLFVLTYASADDVLRVDFRERPPEMGAVDGRPSGPLVSVLKTAAQRAGVRLQWRQAPFLRSLEDLRAGRVDLVPRVLLTEQRLDYIHFLPSIGNQQLNVRFVVHPGQEQALQQYGDLYGLSVGVKRGTIYFEPFDSDPRLQRVYASDDAQLAAMFRAGRLDSIAVIDLIPLQAQFAALGFQGYSFSDYVHQQALGNHFGASLKRYNSDRRALYDRLGNELEQMRIRGEIGRIYRRHGVAPPDEAN; from the coding sequence ATGAAACACCTCTTTACCTTACTGCCCCTGCTTTTTGTCCTGACCTACGCCAGCGCAGACGACGTGCTGCGCGTCGATTTTCGCGAGCGCCCCCCGGAAATGGGCGCAGTTGACGGACGTCCCAGCGGCCCGCTGGTGAGCGTGCTGAAAACCGCCGCACAACGTGCTGGGGTGCGTCTGCAGTGGCGTCAAGCCCCCTTCCTGCGCAGCCTGGAAGACCTTCGCGCCGGACGAGTCGATCTGGTACCGCGCGTGCTGCTCACCGAGCAACGCCTCGACTACATCCATTTCCTGCCCAGTATCGGCAACCAGCAACTGAACGTCCGCTTCGTCGTCCATCCCGGCCAAGAGCAGGCCTTGCAGCAATATGGCGATCTTTATGGTCTGTCCGTCGGTGTCAAACGTGGCACGATCTATTTCGAGCCATTCGACAGCGACCCCCGGCTGCAACGCGTATATGCCAGCGACGACGCCCAGCTGGCCGCCATGTTCCGCGCCGGGCGTCTCGACAGCATTGCCGTCATCGACCTGATACCGCTGCAAGCTCAATTCGCCGCCCTGGGCTTCCAGGGCTACAGTTTCAGCGATTACGTACACCAGCAGGCACTGGGCAATCACTTCGGCGCTTCGCTCAAGCGCTATAACAGCGACCGACGCGCCCTCTATGACCGCCTGGGCAACGAACTCGAGCAGATGCGCATCCGCGGAGAGATCGGCCGGATTTACCGACGCCACGGCGTCGCGCCGCCAGACGAAGCGAACTGA
- a CDS encoding GlsB/YeaQ/YmgE family stress response membrane protein, with translation MSIIGTILIGLIVGLIARFLKPGDDSMGWIMTILLGIGGSLAATYGGQALGIYDAGEAAGFIGAVIGAIVLLIIYGLIKKN, from the coding sequence ATGAGCATTATCGGAACCATTTTGATCGGCCTGATCGTCGGCCTCATCGCGCGCTTTCTCAAACCGGGTGATGACAGCATGGGCTGGATCATGACCATCCTGCTCGGCATCGGCGGCTCGCTTGCAGCCACCTACGGCGGTCAGGCGCTGGGCATCTACGATGCCGGCGAAGCAGCCGGTTTCATTGGCGCGGTGATCGGCGCCATCGTTCTGCTGATAATCTATGGGCTGATCAAGAAGAACTGA
- a CDS encoding DUF3299 domain-containing protein produces the protein MRHLLLTLLLLCGLAQAELPETDWLDLMPPEDRQALEDMPDISHDSPEGDSTFYSEGGLRQQDRDLPAVMYSTRTVPALNGKAIRLGGYPVPLESDAKGNSTLFFLVPYPGACIHVPPPPPNQLVLVRYPKGIPLEDIYSPLWVSGTLKVESISNELADAAYAMDAGEVRLVTDEDL, from the coding sequence ATGCGCCATCTGTTGCTTACCCTGCTGTTGTTGTGCGGCCTGGCCCAGGCCGAATTACCAGAAACCGACTGGCTCGACCTGATGCCCCCCGAGGACCGCCAGGCTCTCGAGGATATGCCCGACATCAGCCACGACAGCCCCGAGGGTGACAGCACCTTCTACAGCGAAGGCGGCCTGCGCCAGCAGGATCGTGACCTGCCCGCAGTGATGTACTCGACCAGGACCGTGCCCGCACTGAACGGCAAGGCCATCCGCCTGGGCGGCTATCCGGTACCACTGGAAAGCGACGCGAAAGGCAACAGCACCCTGTTCTTCCTAGTCCCCTACCCCGGCGCCTGCATCCATGTGCCGCCACCGCCGCCCAACCAGCTGGTGCTTGTGCGCTATCCAAAGGGCATCCCGCTCGAGGACATCTACTCACCGCTGTGGGTCAGCGGCACGCTCAAGGTGGAAAGCATCAGCAACGAACTGGCCGATGCGGCCTACGCCATGGACGCCGGCGAAGTACGCTTGGTGACTGACGAAGACCTCTGA
- a CDS encoding IS3 family transposase (programmed frameshift), whose translation MSRQRRTFTPTFKREAASLVLDQGYSCPEAARSLDVGESLLRRWVTQLQLERGGVTPTAKALTPEQQTIQELQARINRLELEKKILKGGHCALDGRGTRAQTLKSIRQLVKHYPVQLLCSVFELPRSCYYAHLARRRHIDVRRVNLRSRVNELFNQSRGSAGSRSLVAMLRDEGVNVGRFRVRRLMKEQGLISKQPGSHAYKKATVERPDIPNVLDRKFTVAAPNKVWCGDITYIWAEGRWSYLAAVLDLYSRRVVGWAMSAKPDAELVVKALDRAYEMRGRPQGVLFHSDQGSQYGSRGFRQRLWRYRMIQSMSRRGNCYDNSPMERLFRSLKTEWVPTVGYMTTALAEQDIGRYLMQRYNWIRPHQHNGFVPPAVAEEKLNSVSGNC comes from the exons ATGAGCAGACAACGACGTACCTTCACCCCGACTTTCAAGCGAGAGGCTGCCAGCCTGGTGCTCGACCAAGGCTACAGCTGTCCCGAGGCCGCCAGATCTCTCGATGTAGGTGAGAGCTTATTGCGCCGCTGGGTTACCCAGTTGCAGCTGGAGCGCGGGGGCGTTACGCCCACTGCCAAGGCGCTCACACCGGAGCAGCAGACCATTCAGGAGCTTCAGGCCCGTATCAACCGGCTGGAGCTTGAGAAGAAAATATTAAAGG GAGGCCACTGCGCTCTTGATGGCCGAGGAACACGGGCGCAGACGTTGAAGTCGATTCGGCAGTTGGTAAAGCACTACCCTGTTCAACTGTTGTGTTCAGTCTTCGAGCTACCCCGGTCTTGTTATTACGCCCACTTGGCCCGGCGGCGTCATATCGATGTCCGCCGAGTGAACCTACGCAGTCGTGTCAACGAGCTGTTCAACCAAAGTCGTGGCTCAGCGGGCAGTCGCAGTCTGGTTGCCATGCTGCGGGATGAAGGCGTTAACGTCGGGCGTTTCAGAGTCAGAAGATTGATGAAGGAACAAGGACTGATCAGCAAACAGCCCGGTTCTCATGCGTACAAGAAGGCCACGGTCGAGCGCCCCGACATTCCCAATGTGCTTGATCGCAAGTTCACCGTGGCTGCGCCAAACAAGGTCTGGTGTGGCGACATCACGTATATCTGGGCAGAGGGTCGATGGAGCTATCTGGCGGCGGTCTTGGACTTGTACAGCCGCAGAGTGGTGGGTTGGGCGATGTCCGCCAAGCCTGATGCGGAACTGGTCGTCAAAGCGCTCGACAGGGCTTACGAGATGCGTGGCAGACCACAAGGCGTGCTGTTTCACAGCGACCAGGGCAGCCAATATGGCAGCCGGGGTTTCCGCCAACGGCTCTGGCGCTATCGGATGATTCAGAGCATGAGCCGAAGGGGAAATTGTTACGACAATTCGCCCATGGAGCGGCTGTTTCGTAGCCTGAAAACGGAGTGGGTGCCGACAGTGGGTTACATGACGACAGCGTTGGCCGAGCAGGACATCGGCCGCTACCTCATGCAGCGGTACAACTGGATAAGGCCGCATCAGCACAACGGCTTCGTACCGCCGGCGGTTGCGGAAGAAAAACTCAATTCTGTGTCCGGGAATTGTTGA
- a CDS encoding MFS transporter: protein MSPTASRPSNATLVLLASLYCAQGLPSGLIAHSLPVLLRQHGVDLALIGLLKLLALPWLLKVLWAPWIDRLASPRLGHHRGWILPLQSGVIGCVAVLALLAPQTLFGTSLWWLLGLLLLINLLASTQDVATDGLTVRLLPERWRGLGNSLQVGGYKVGMIVSGSGLLLVIDPLGWNLALGLLAGLILLMTVPIWLFPERRVLPFQPALAERAFGPRLLLDHYRGLLAQPGMLLWLAVVLTFKLGDSLGSPMIKPMLVDQGWSTAALGQLTLISSLAGIGGALLGGLLYARIGVLRALILFGALQAIGIAALALLVEQGANTGLVYAVTLFEQVADGMSTVALFAAMMRMCRPEHEGADFTLQASAQLLLSGFVGASSGVLAKALGYEGLFVGAGVLGMLVLMLLIPHGRKMVQQA, encoded by the coding sequence ATGTCGCCCACCGCCTCTCGCCCGTCCAACGCCACGCTGGTGCTGCTGGCCTCGCTCTATTGCGCCCAGGGCCTGCCCTCGGGGCTGATCGCCCACTCGTTGCCGGTGTTGCTGCGCCAGCATGGTGTCGATCTGGCGCTGATCGGCCTGCTCAAACTGCTGGCGCTACCCTGGCTGTTGAAAGTGTTGTGGGCGCCCTGGATCGACCGTCTGGCCTCGCCCCGCCTCGGCCATCACCGTGGCTGGATCCTGCCGCTGCAGAGCGGGGTGATTGGCTGTGTCGCCGTGCTGGCGCTGCTGGCACCGCAGACCCTGTTCGGTACCAGCCTATGGTGGCTGCTCGGCCTGTTGCTGCTGATCAACCTGTTGGCCTCGACGCAGGACGTGGCCACCGATGGCCTCACCGTGCGCCTGCTGCCCGAGCGCTGGCGCGGTCTGGGCAACAGCCTGCAGGTGGGCGGTTACAAGGTCGGCATGATCGTCAGTGGCAGCGGCCTGCTGCTGGTAATCGACCCGCTGGGCTGGAACCTGGCGCTTGGCCTGCTCGCTGGCCTGATCCTTTTGATGACCGTGCCGATCTGGCTGTTCCCCGAGCGCCGCGTGCTGCCCTTCCAGCCCGCCTTGGCGGAGCGTGCCTTCGGCCCGCGCCTGCTACTGGATCACTACCGTGGCCTGTTGGCGCAACCCGGCATGCTGCTGTGGCTGGCGGTGGTCCTGACCTTCAAGCTGGGCGACTCGTTGGGCTCACCGATGATCAAACCGATGCTGGTGGATCAGGGTTGGAGTACCGCAGCGCTAGGCCAACTGACCCTGATCAGCAGCCTGGCCGGCATCGGCGGCGCCTTGCTCGGTGGCCTGCTCTACGCACGTATCGGCGTGCTGCGTGCCTTGATCCTGTTCGGCGCCCTGCAGGCAATCGGCATCGCGGCCCTTGCCTTGCTGGTGGAGCAGGGCGCCAACACCGGCCTGGTCTATGCCGTGACCCTGTTCGAACAGGTGGCCGATGGCATGTCCACTGTCGCCCTGTTCGCCGCCATGATGCGCATGTGCCGCCCGGAACATGAAGGCGCTGACTTCACCCTGCAGGCCTCGGCGCAGTTGCTGCTGTCCGGTTTCGTTGGGGCCAGCAGCGGGGTGCTGGCCAAGGCGTTGGGGTATGAGGGGTTGTTCGTTGGGGCGGGAGTGTTGGGGATGCTGGTTTTGATGTTGTTGATTCCGCATGGCCGCAAGATGGTTCAACAAGCGTAG
- the znuA gene encoding zinc ABC transporter substrate-binding protein ZnuA codes for MLRLFCLLPLLFVACAQAEVRVLTSIKPLQLIAAAVQDGIGEPEVLLPPGASPHHYALRPSDVRRVRDADLLYWIGPDMEGFLPRVLSSRDKPQVAVQDLPGMTLRHFGDSHDEHDHDQDEHDHGHGHASDELGHDHDHRPGSLDAHLWLAADNAKVIAARMAADLAKLDAANAARYAANLQAFEARLDALDGRIRPQLAALQGKPYFVFHEAFDYFEAAYGLKHAGVFSVLTEVQPGARHVAAMRKTLQQTGPSCVFSEPPLRPRLAETLSAGLPVKLAELDALGGALPVSANGYEQLLENLAGGLTECLNSL; via the coding sequence GTGTTACGTCTTTTCTGTCTCTTACCCCTGCTTTTCGTCGCCTGCGCCCAGGCCGAGGTGCGTGTTCTGACCAGTATCAAACCGCTGCAACTGATCGCCGCGGCAGTGCAGGACGGCATCGGCGAACCCGAGGTGCTGCTGCCGCCCGGTGCCTCGCCGCACCACTATGCGTTGCGCCCATCCGATGTACGGAGAGTGCGTGATGCCGACCTGCTGTACTGGATCGGTCCGGACATGGAGGGTTTTCTACCGCGTGTACTGAGCAGCCGCGACAAGCCCCAGGTGGCGGTGCAGGATCTGCCCGGCATGACCCTGCGCCACTTCGGCGATAGCCACGACGAACACGATCATGACCAAGACGAGCATGATCATGGTCACGGACATGCCAGCGATGAGCTTGGTCATGACCATGATCACCGTCCGGGCAGCCTGGATGCCCACCTGTGGTTGGCCGCCGACAACGCCAAGGTGATCGCCGCCCGCATGGCCGCCGACCTGGCCAAGCTGGATGCCGCCAACGCCGCGCGTTACGCCGCCAATCTGCAAGCCTTCGAAGCGCGCCTGGATGCGCTCGATGGCCGCATTCGCCCGCAACTGGCCGCTTTGCAGGGCAAGCCGTATTTCGTCTTCCACGAAGCATTCGACTATTTCGAGGCTGCCTACGGCCTCAAGCACGCCGGCGTGTTCAGCGTGCTGACCGAAGTACAGCCCGGTGCGCGCCATGTCGCTGCCATGCGCAAGACGCTGCAACAGACCGGCCCGAGCTGCGTATTCAGCGAGCCGCCGCTGCGCCCGCGCCTGGCCGAAACCCTCAGTGCCGGCTTGCCGGTGAAACTGGCGGAACTCGATGCCCTCGGCGGCGCCCTGCCAGTCAGTGCCAACGGCTATGAACAACTGCTGGAAAACCTGGCAGGCGGCCTGACCGAGTGCCTGAATAGCCTGTAA
- the zur gene encoding zinc uptake transcriptional repressor Zur: MTDTPLASRPHDHSRCVSHALAEAETICARQGLRLTALRKRVLELVWASHKPLGAYDILGVLSEEDGRRAAPPTVYRALDFLLENGLVHRIASLNAFIGCSHPEHPHQGQFLICRACHAATELEQPAISRAIIDGAAGVGFVVEGQTVEVVGLCAGCKDAA, from the coding sequence ATGACCGACACGCCTCTGGCTTCACGCCCACATGACCATTCCCGCTGCGTCAGCCATGCGCTGGCCGAAGCCGAAACCATCTGCGCTCGCCAGGGCCTGCGCCTGACCGCCCTGCGCAAACGCGTGCTGGAACTGGTCTGGGCCAGCCACAAGCCGCTCGGCGCCTACGACATCCTCGGTGTACTGAGCGAGGAAGACGGTCGCCGCGCAGCGCCGCCCACCGTCTACCGGGCACTGGATTTTCTGCTGGAAAACGGCCTGGTGCACCGCATCGCCTCACTCAATGCCTTCATCGGCTGCAGCCACCCCGAGCACCCGCATCAGGGCCAGTTCCTGATCTGCCGGGCGTGCCATGCTGCGACCGAGCTGGAGCAGCCCGCCATCAGCCGGGCCATCATCGATGGTGCGGCCGGCGTCGGTTTCGTCGTCGAAGGCCAGACTGTGGAAGTCGTCGGCCTCTGCGCGGGCTGCAAGGACGCAGCATGA
- the znuC gene encoding zinc ABC transporter ATP-binding protein ZnuC, protein MSEALIRLDGVAVSFNGQPVLDDVQLSVQPGEIVTLIGPNGAGKTTLVRVVLGLLQPERGSVQRTPRLRIGYMPQKLHVDATLPLSVLRFLRLVPGVDRARALAALAEVGAEQVIDSPLQSISGGELQRVLLARALLREPQLLVLDEPVQGVDVAGQAELYRLISRLRERHGCGVLMVSHDLHLVMSATDQVVCLNRHVCCSGHPEQVSGDPAFIELFGQDARSLAIYHHHHDHDHDLHGGVVKPGLTIHGPAHVHGPGCKH, encoded by the coding sequence ATGAGCGAAGCGCTGATCCGCCTCGACGGCGTCGCTGTCAGCTTTAACGGCCAGCCGGTGCTGGACGATGTGCAACTCAGCGTACAGCCCGGCGAAATCGTCACCCTGATCGGCCCCAACGGCGCCGGCAAAACCACCCTGGTGCGCGTGGTACTCGGCCTGCTGCAGCCTGAGCGCGGCAGCGTGCAGCGCACGCCGCGCCTGCGCATCGGCTACATGCCGCAGAAACTGCATGTCGACGCTACCCTGCCACTGTCCGTGCTGCGCTTTCTGCGCCTGGTGCCGGGAGTGGATCGCGCTCGCGCGCTGGCGGCACTGGCCGAGGTCGGTGCCGAGCAGGTGATCGACAGCCCGCTGCAAAGCATTTCCGGGGGCGAGCTACAACGCGTGCTGCTGGCCCGTGCGCTGCTGCGCGAACCGCAGCTGCTGGTGCTCGACGAACCGGTGCAGGGCGTCGACGTGGCCGGTCAGGCAGAGTTGTACCGGCTCATCTCCCGCCTGCGCGAGCGCCATGGCTGCGGCGTGCTGATGGTCTCCCACGACCTGCATCTGGTGATGAGCGCCACCGACCAGGTGGTCTGCCTCAACCGCCATGTATGCTGCTCCGGCCACCCCGAGCAGGTCAGCGGCGATCCGGCCTTCATCGAGCTGTTCGGTCAGGACGCCCGCAGCCTGGCGATCTACCACCACCATCACGACCACGATCACGACCTGCATGGCGGCGTGGTCAAACCCGGCCTGACCATCCATGGTCCGGCCCACGTTCACGGCCCAGGTTGCAAACACTGA
- the znuB gene encoding zinc ABC transporter permease subunit ZnuB — MPDFLLNALLAGLALALVAGPLGSFVVWRRMAYFGDTLSHAALLGVALGLLLDVSPTLTVTVGCVLLAVLLVTLQQRQPLASDTLLGILAHSTLSLGLVALSFMHDVRIDLMSYLFGDLLAVSPIDLAWIIGGSALVLALLAWLWRPLLAITVHEELARVEGLPVAAIRLALMLLIAVVIAVAMKIVGVLLITSLLIIPAAAAQRHARTPEQMAVGASLLGLLAVCCGLALSWYQDTPAGPSIVVSAAALFLASFALPKRNG; from the coding sequence ATGCCCGACTTTCTTCTCAACGCCCTGCTCGCCGGCCTGGCGCTGGCCCTGGTGGCCGGCCCGCTCGGCTCCTTCGTGGTGTGGCGACGCATGGCCTACTTTGGCGACACCCTGTCCCACGCCGCCCTGCTCGGCGTGGCGCTCGGTCTGCTTCTCGACGTCAGCCCGACGCTCACCGTGACCGTCGGCTGCGTGCTGCTCGCCGTGCTGCTGGTTACCCTGCAGCAACGCCAGCCGCTGGCCTCCGATACCCTGCTGGGCATCCTCGCCCACAGCACCCTGTCGCTGGGCCTGGTGGCGCTGAGCTTCATGCATGACGTGCGCATCGATCTGATGAGCTACCTGTTCGGTGACCTGCTCGCCGTCAGCCCCATCGATCTGGCCTGGATCATCGGCGGCAGCGCGTTGGTGCTGGCACTGCTGGCGTGGCTGTGGCGTCCGTTGCTGGCGATCACCGTGCACGAGGAACTGGCACGGGTAGAAGGCCTGCCGGTAGCGGCGATCCGCCTGGCGCTGATGCTGCTGATCGCCGTGGTCATTGCCGTGGCGATGAAGATCGTCGGCGTGCTGCTGATCACCTCCCTGCTGATCATCCCCGCCGCCGCGGCCCAGCGCCACGCGCGTACGCCGGAGCAGATGGCCGTGGGCGCCAGCCTGCTCGGGTTGCTGGCGGTGTGCTGCGGCCTGGCGCTGTCCTGGTATCAGGACACTCCGGCCGGCCCCTCCATCGTGGTCAGCGCTGCCGCACTGTTCCTGGCCAGCTTCGCCTTGCCCAAGCGCAACGGATGA
- a CDS encoding PA5502 family lipoprotein: protein MKSFAFRGLPLFLVLLLAGCQNTQQPSLPPVDDLVLAFRQLDLSLAEERLDDARNQINALQQRAGRDTRLEQYQRQLAEAYMEQSREALQQGDLDRAAQALGQARSLMPQAPALSHDLNQAIDSARAARQAAAEQQAREASAKLDAERQEQLRQQRLASERQARAAIVATPENEAKPLVESKPSARLINPDAATSSVALPMLDTQDNENLRRLLDNVAADVVTFRCAVRIEVRETKDYPWVAALLSARIKKLDPGFRPQLSQKIAPQQVPRLLLSPQRQ from the coding sequence ATGAAGTCGTTCGCTTTTCGTGGTCTTCCGCTTTTTCTGGTTCTGCTGCTGGCCGGCTGCCAGAACACGCAACAGCCCAGCTTGCCGCCGGTCGATGATCTGGTCCTTGCCTTCCGTCAGCTCGACCTGAGCCTGGCCGAAGAGCGTCTCGACGACGCGCGCAACCAGATCAACGCGTTGCAACAGCGCGCCGGCCGCGACACACGCCTGGAGCAATACCAGCGCCAGCTCGCCGAGGCCTACATGGAGCAGAGCCGGGAGGCACTGCAGCAGGGCGATCTGGATCGCGCCGCGCAGGCCCTGGGTCAGGCCCGCAGCCTGATGCCACAGGCGCCAGCATTGAGTCACGACCTCAACCAGGCCATCGACAGTGCCCGCGCCGCCCGCCAGGCGGCAGCCGAACAGCAGGCGCGCGAGGCCAGCGCCAAGCTCGATGCCGAGCGCCAGGAACAACTGCGCCAGCAACGCCTGGCCAGCGAGCGCCAGGCCAGGGCAGCGATCGTGGCAACACCGGAGAACGAGGCGAAACCGCTGGTCGAGAGCAAGCCCTCAGCACGGCTGATCAACCCCGACGCGGCCACCAGCAGTGTGGCCTTGCCCATGCTCGACACCCAGGACAATGAAAATCTGCGCCGCCTGCTCGACAACGTGGCGGCGGATGTCGTGACCTTTCGCTGCGCCGTACGCATCGAAGTACGCGAGACCAAGGACTATCCCTGGGTCGCGGCGCTGCTCTCGGCACGCATCAAGAAGCTCGACCCGGGTTTCCGTCCGCAGTTGAGCCAGAAGATCGCGCCGCAGCAGGTACCGCGTCTGCTATTGAGTCCGCAGCGCCAGTGA
- a CDS encoding methionine ABC transporter ATP-binding protein, translated as MIQFQSVHKAYRVAGREIPALQPTTLQVGSGQVFGIIGHSGAGKSTLLRLINRLEEPSGGRIEIDGVDVTALDANGLRRFRQQVGMIFQHFNLLSSKTVADNIAMPLRLAGELSRAEIDARVAELLARVGLQDHANKYPAQLSGGQKQRVGIARALSTRPKILLCDEATSALDPQTTTAVLQLLAEINRELGLTIVLITHEMDVIRRVCDRVAVMDAGVIVEEGPVAEVFLHPQHSTTRRFVQESEHVDEAEQHDDFAHVSGRILRLTFQGEATYAPLLGTVARETGVDYSILAGRIDRIKDTPYGQLTLALTGGDIDAALARFGAADVHLEVLR; from the coding sequence GTGATCCAGTTTCAATCCGTCCACAAGGCCTACCGCGTCGCGGGCCGCGAGATTCCGGCGCTGCAGCCGACCACGCTGCAGGTCGGCAGCGGTCAGGTATTCGGCATCATCGGCCACTCCGGCGCCGGCAAGAGCACCCTGCTGCGCCTGATCAACCGCCTGGAAGAACCCTCCGGCGGGCGCATCGAGATCGACGGTGTCGACGTCACCGCCCTCGATGCCAATGGCCTGCGCCGCTTCCGTCAGCAGGTCGGGATGATCTTCCAGCACTTCAACCTGCTGTCGTCGAAGACCGTCGCCGACAACATCGCCATGCCGCTGCGCCTGGCCGGCGAACTGAGCCGCGCCGAGATCGATGCACGCGTCGCCGAGCTGCTGGCGCGCGTCGGCCTGCAGGATCACGCCAACAAGTACCCGGCGCAGCTCTCCGGCGGGCAGAAGCAGCGCGTCGGCATCGCCCGTGCACTCAGCACCCGACCGAAGATCCTGCTCTGCGACGAGGCCACCAGTGCCCTCGATCCGCAGACCACAACCGCCGTATTGCAGCTGCTGGCGGAGATCAACCGCGAACTGGGCCTGACCATCGTGCTGATCACCCACGAGATGGACGTGATCCGCCGCGTCTGCGACCGCGTTGCAGTGATGGATGCCGGCGTCATCGTCGAGGAAGGCCCGGTGGCCGAGGTGTTCCTGCACCCGCAGCATTCGACCACGCGACGCTTCGTGCAGGAGTCCGAGCACGTCGATGAAGCCGAGCAGCATGATGACTTCGCCCACGTTTCCGGCCGCATCCTGCGCCTGACCTTCCAGGGCGAAGCCACCTATGCTCCGCTGCTGGGCACCGTGGCCCGTGAGACCGGGGTCGACTACAGCATCCTCGCCGGTCGTATCGACCGCATCAAGGACACCCCCTACGGCCAGCTCACCCTGGCCCTGACCGGTGGCGACATCGACGCCGCGCTGGCGCGCTTCGGCGCCGCCGACGTGCATCTGGAGGTACTGCGCTGA